A region of the Candidatus Eisenbacteria bacterium genome:
TCACCCTCCGGATGCTCCGGAGCGTGGTGTTCCTCCGCGTGATGCTCCCCTTCAGGAGGCTCCTCGGCGGACGCGGTGCTCCCCTCGGTTCCTGGCGCCGGGTCCAGGCCCGCCTGGACCGTCTCGCGCCGTTCGTCAGCGGGCCCGCGCCTGCCTCTGCCGGCAGGGCCGCGGCCCTCGTCCGCGCGTGGTCCCTCGGTCCCCTTGTCGCCCTCCATGGACGGACCGAGAGTCTGGATCTGCTCCGCGTAGATCTCGACGGCCGTCCGCTTGTCGCCGCGCGCGGTGGTGAACGACCGGCTGCTCACATACCCCTCGACGTAGACGATCTGCCCCCGTCGCAGCTCGCGCGCCATCCTCTGGGCCGTCTCTTGCCAGGCGACGATCGTCAGGTAGGCGGCAACCTCCCGAGAGCCTCCCGCGCGATCGCGCAATACGCGTCCGACCTGCACTCTGAAGGAGCAGACTGTCACGCCCGAAGGGGTGTAGCGAAGCTCGGGCTCCTCCTGGGCAATCCCGGTGAGGAACACCTTGTTCATCCGCGGATACGTCGTGCCTTCCATTGTCACTCCTCTCGCCCGATCTGCCTCAGGCTACACTGTCTCGTGAATCGGGCCTTCATCGGGCCTCGGCGGATCTGATTCTTCCGGCGCCGTCTCGGAGACCGCCATTGGCCGGACCGTCTCCTCGCAATCGGTCCTGGATCCAGAGGGCCCATCGTCCGTCACTGCCGACTGCGGGGCGGCTTCCGCCTCC
Encoded here:
- a CDS encoding single-stranded DNA-binding protein, translated to MEGTTYPRMNKVFLTGIAQEEPELRYTPSGVTVCSFRVQVGRVLRDRAGGSREVAAYLTIVAWQETAQRMARELRRGQIVYVEGYVSSRSFTTARGDKRTAVEIYAEQIQTLGPSMEGDKGTEGPRADEGRGPAGRGRRGPADERRETVQAGLDPAPGTEGSTASAEEPPEGEHHAEEHHAPEHPEGERQEDLASGHQEETGENTLQL